One region of Babylonia areolata isolate BAREFJ2019XMU chromosome 29, ASM4173473v1, whole genome shotgun sequence genomic DNA includes:
- the LOC143274702 gene encoding interleukin 17-like protein translates to MVSASFSESSFSAGVRRCVLVAAVIGCVLCCLPMTTTAMPMKEVVGEGMSRVKGEQQQQEEHHREKRAVNKTTCAQPDNLESMFQAINSELGNTEFLGKLHNGQAISIPASEVPVEEDGDPNETKTCPTSLTTDPTAPLAHRSLCPYYFNVLNLPDGYYPSSLKTAKCKCQQCIQNDAYGCEPVLTRVAVLKPVGCHQGLQKYQEELVYVGTACTCASASTTTTPPPATTTTPWWVQ, encoded by the exons ATGGTTTCCGCTTCGTTCAGCGAGTCTTCTTTCTCTGCGGGAGTCCGCCGCTGTGTCCTCGTCGCTGCCGTTATCGGCTGTGTCCTCTGCTGCCTGCccatgacgacgacggcgatgccgatgaaagaggtggtgggggaggggatgagcaGGGTGAagggggagcagcagcagcaggaagagcATCACAGAGAGAAACGGGCCGTCAACAAAACGACCTGCGCCCAGCCTGACAACCTGGAGTCCATGTTTCAAGCCATCAACTCTGAG ctGGGCAACACGGAGTTCCTGGGCAAGCTGCACAACGGACAAGCCATCAGCATCCCCGCCAGCGAAGTCCCGGTGGAGGAGGACGGCGACCCCAACGAGACCAAGACGTGCCCGACCTCCCTGACGACGGACCCCACGGCCCCTCTGGCTCACCGCAGCCTGTGCCCCTACTACTTCAACGTGCTGAACCTGCCTGACGGCTACTACCCCAGCAGCCTGAAGACCGCCAAGTGCAAGTGCCAGCAGTGTATCCAAAACGACGCCTATGGCTGTGAGCCTGTCCTGACCCGGGTGGCTGTGCTGAAGCCGGTGGGCTGTCACCAGGGACTGCAGAAGTATCAGGAGGAGCTCGTCTATGTCGGCACCGCCTGCACGTGCGCCTcggccagcaccaccaccacccctccccccgccaccaccaccaccccctggtgGGTGCAGTAA